From the genome of Papaver somniferum cultivar HN1 unplaced genomic scaffold, ASM357369v1 unplaced-scaffold_10, whole genome shotgun sequence:
GTTGAAAAAAAAACAGTTAGGTAATAAAATAGTTTTCCAAACTTTTTCCTACTTTATATGAGGTGTCAGCATTTaaagaggggccacatacttgaattatatggcccgaccacatcgtagttGCACCGGTCCTTTCCATTCTAAAATACATGCTAAAATAATAGATTATCATAAACAAAGTAAATTTCTATTAAACATGATAGAAAACAAGTACTCATAGATAATCCACACACATAACATAAATATTCTAAGAACATGTTTAGCAACAACAACACCTACTCAAACCATTAAACAAAGCAACTAAATGTCACACCATTTGACTGAGAAAACATAAAGTACCTCAAAGCAACGAACAACCTATTAAAACAACAAAGTCTAGTAAGCCTTGAAACAAGAAACTAAATGTTTAGGCCTAGGAAAAGTCAGGAACATCCATTGTTGGGCAAAATCCTCGTTTCCCAGGAAATCTGAGATTGTGAGGTTAGCGTCAAGGGTAACAGTATTTTCTTCTGCGTAGTTAGCCTCTTGTTCGATATCTTCCTGGTACTTTTTATAGCTCGCAGCTACATTGGCGCTAGCCTTGCAATTCTTGTACCAATGTCCGGTGAATCCACACTTAAAACAAGGCGCACTTACATCTGAAGCCTTTTTAGTGGCGGGATTCGTAAGGGTTTTATAGAAATTAGGATCACTACCACTATGGCCAGAAGTTTCTTCTCTGTGCCAAACATTAGAATGACCATTTCGCCCTCGACCTCGATTATGTCTCTTACGCCCTCTTCCACGAGAGGTGTTATCTCCACGTGGGTATGGATCATGGGGATGTGAATTAGAATGTCGAGCCCTCTTTCCTTTGGGGACCTTCCCTTTGTTGACCTTATCATGGTTAGCTTCGGGAACTTTCTTTTTCCCGACAGCTCTGGAATTGTTGTTGACAAGAATCCCATTATGCCTTTCGACCACTTGCAGTAAGTTTATCAACCTACTGAATGTGGTGATTCTTTTGTTATCTACCTCTAAACAATACTGGTTTGCTAGTATCATGGAAGAGGTAGGAAAGGTCGATAGAGTTTTTTGAATCATTTCCTCATCAGTAAGTTTCTTTGCACAAAAGTCCATACGTGCCTAAATTTGCAGCATTTCTTTTTGGAAATCATTCACTTTTACATAATCGAGAAACCGTATTTCGTTCCACAAGACGTTTAATTGTGGTATTAAGGAATCATGAATGTTCCCAAACCGGCTATCGAGAGCATCCCATAGATCTTTTGGTGTCTTCAAGTGATGATAACCCCAACGCAGGTTAGGATCGATATGCCTCTTGAGGAACATAGGAGCATTAACTTTGTTTTTTTCAGTTGCCGGAGAAGCGTCGGCAGATGGCTCGATAGTGGAGGTGAAGTCCTTTGCCACAAAGGTGGTTTCCACATCAGCTACCCAACGGTGGTACTCAAGTCCTGCTGAGTCCAAAAGTTCGAATTCCGGTCGAATTGGGTCCATCTACATAGACAAAGTAAAGGACATTAATATGGTGCTCAAATCCTTTTGAGTCCATAAACATGAAAATTTTTGATACCATTTCTTAtgaccaaatttctttatggccAAGATGAATATATATAAACTAAATTTCTTTATGGTTGTATATAGGTAATACGGATATGTCATAGTCCAATTTATGGTCATAACCcgtcaacaaaaattattaaccAAGTTTCTTTATGGTTAACAAATTGATCAACCAAAAATAAGCTTGTTTGGAAAAAATTTGAAGGAGGATCTAAAATAGTACATATACACTATTATGATTCAAATAAGAACATATGGTAAATAAGTATGGTGTAAAAAAAATTAGTATCATGGCATTCATGAGGAAAGTCTGTATGCATATAAAGACAATGAGTAGCATAGTATTTTTCTAATAAGTAGTATAAAATTATGATATGATGCTTTACAGATTTAAAACACACATACATGCATTATGAGTTTGAAAAGTAAaacaaataatataatataacactacatgataaaaaaaaaagttgagacaaAATCAGAGATTCTTAACTTTTGGTCTAAAGTAAGGACAAATCTATGAGATGGCTTTATCAATACAAGAGAAGGACTAATATATATTACTTTTAATAAGAGTACAAACATGTGATAAAGAAGAAAGATAAATGTATCATTTCTAAGAGAAGGACAAAACAAcggatttttttttcaaactagAAAAAGAATTTCTATTTTAATCAATCTCATAGCTTTatcaataaaaaatatataattaatttttaaactaataatttcaaaaaaaatatataattaattattatttttttgaagaaGATATTTATGGGGTTAAAGAAGAAGACAAACCCTTAATATTAGTATTAGAAACGTCTAATTAATATCGTGGAGAAAAACAATCCTATCAACAAATATCTAAAAACATCTAATAAATAAGGGAGACAAACATGCATCATTTATTTAGAAGAGGACAAGCatgttttcacataccttttactTCTCTAGCTTACTTAGTGGCTGCCCCGAATAATGGTGTGACTTCCTTAATAATTAGTGACGTGTCTTCCTTCCATTTGGTATTTGTTGCCGGTTAGGGTTAAGACACGCGTCTGTTTGGGATTagttttgaaaaagtgggggtctaaaaacaacacacaatatttctcttagcaatctgtatggactaactccgaaattctttctagagaatcaactagacagtcagactcaatctaggtaaaagtatctcaaggaattagtatctctctcttgtttttatgTACTCGAGCtgatagaaatcagtgagtcttcaatcaaacacaaggaataacttggatggtaccaaagaccaatatccaaggatcaatcaatgaaaatcaacaacgtaaggttggatattctaattgatgatctacaacgccaacctgtattatttcaattataaagataaaacaatataatgcggaaataaaataacaccgacaccagaattttgttaacgaggaagacgcaaatgcagaaaaaccccaggacctagtccagattgaacacacactgtattaagccgctacagacactagcctactccaagataacttcggactggaatgtagttgaaccccaatcagtctcccactgatccaaggtacagttgtactccctacgcctctgatcccagtaggatactgcacacttgattcccttagataatctcacccaactaagagttgctacgacccaaagtcgaagacttgacaataaacaaatctgtctcacacagacaagtctatcaaaggatcaatctgtctcccacagataaactctaaaaggttttgttccgtcttttgataataatcaaggtgaacaggaaccaattgataatccggtcttatattcccgaagaacagcctagagttatcaatcacctcacaacaatcttaatcgtatggtagtgaaacaagatgtttcggaatcacaaacaatgagacaaatatgtttgtgattactttttatatcttgcctatcggagatatcaatctcaagacaatcaatctgattgtactcgtacgatagaagatgcaagattatatCACACAAGTACAAtataagtagtatcggtctggcttcacaatcccaatgaagtatttaagtcgttaacctggttttagaataagaaaaccaaaggttaaaggagaaccgactctagtatgtgatgagtgccaaatattgtatatatttatccctttctgttggcattttaactcatcttttgtgcattaattctacattttatcccatattctgtattttcattgttttcaagaataaatatttttattaattaattctgcatttttaggtaataaataaagttcggatgagtcgcggagcgaaaagagcagaaaagtagtgaaaagccgggagaaattacgcaaggaagccgcgaagaatggtgcgcactggcaggtccggaaagtgtataaaaatgatgcgatgaaaacgggcctacagtaataccgcaagtgcacggtcgtcggttgtagctcgtgcaagtacgggtcgatccacagagatcgggtgtgttttggagtgtttagctaattgggttcctagatttgctttgggcttaggagccctttggaagtgttgggcttaatgtactctTGGGTTTGAATActcttgaatgaattgggcttagtgggtttgttaaaaataaaatgaactgagcttgggctcagttatctctaaaatgcaaatgggctttggttttagaaactggtttgagctttgggctcaacagttcaactgttacttgggcttaacagttcactaggctttggccttacagtgaactgagtcttgtgctcagttgttcacttatgaattgggctgggccttaacaatgaatttgacttgggccttaatgaactgggctttggttttggtcttacagttgggctcaaattgtgctctgggcttttggaagtgagctttggagagcaaagcaatcagcagcaatgcaacagccacagaagtggattggcagcagcagctgcagagaggcaagtagcagtgcagcaggcaccagcagcagcaacctggtagagcagcaggcaccagcagcagcacaacagaagaagtggcagcagcaacagaagaagcacagcagtgcagtagcaacagagctgtagcagcagtgcagtaaatgcaaagcagaaatgcaacagagttgcaggtcaaacaagtagtaaagaaagtgcaaaacagaaatgcaagtagtaatgcagcagtgcaggtaaagcaaatgagaagtgaaagtaaaacaaatgaaagaaaacaagaaagcaaagttaaacagtagaagatggaattgtggatgagaatgaaggttgatggcaaactagggcattgattccacctcttaacctagactaagtcggatattccaattgcaaccaaattatcctcccaaggtactagctatctgattagagcataactagtctgaggtttggaccataatcaattaacatgggctgctgcactttcaatcacaggggtatcctaactacaatgtatgcctgacatacaatgtgagagcaaagtgatgagagtcagaattgtagtctcctacacagtggaactaaggtttcatcttcaccctagtggtgaattagaacatgctagcAGGACATGAAATCACACAGCAATTAAACATTAAACTACAGTGAATTTATCAAACTaagagcattaaactaacaaacatcaaacaattgcacactacaacatcatacacagcacAGTGAACAAGTAGAAAAAATATGCAgatgattaaaattgaaaatgaaattaaaatcaaacctaacccaattagggggaaacttggctagtccaagaacaagttttaacatctcatacacatccccttttatacccaaattagcaaattagggtttacacccattttcccccaaatcagaaaattagggcaattttaaattacataaaatttacctacaaactcccaaaatttgctcgacccatgcttcttgatgtccctctgatgctcttcctgctcctattgtcccctaatttctagctattttactcaccccaaaacctagggtttcagaggttgtgagatgaagaaaatagctaggctagggtgttgtcgggtgttggagatggtggtggcagtgatggaaccggtggtggtgagggaatggttgcggcagaggagacagaggaggaggtggtgttgcagagctctgcaatttttttgggaagaaggggaagaagagctcgggagaagaatgggagaagggtctgtttgtttggggtggatgggttcggtgctagggtgtgaagcggctgCATCGAGTTCGATATTTGCGAAgcttagatgttggatcattagatctgagtggaatcgaacggatagatggaaggatgtgtgaagcgaccgtcggattctgaggtgcaacgaagttaacggcaccagatggagttaggtactgtagtgtaaggcggaatcatcgggatttgatgcacaggcataggatcgaccgttggattcaactaccatctaatctgaaggcttggaatttcagcgctgtggtgctcggcggagacatcagattttgatgatttatgaaggagcgaccgtcggatgctcctgagaactgatctgatggctgagaacggaggcgcttttgtgtgtagaaaatgaggttgtgcgcaccattcttcgcggtttccttgcgtaatttctcccggcttttcactacttttctgctcttttcgctccgcgactcatccgaactttatttattacctaaaaatgcaaaattaattaataaaaatatttattcttgaaaacaatgaaaatacagaatatgggataaaatgtagaattaatgcgcaaaagatgagttaaaatgccaacaaaaagggataaatatatacaatatttggcactcatcaaatacccccaaacctgaattttacttgtcctcaagtaaaacagaactaaggaaatcctaactataccactgtcgctggtctctcgaatgcatttagcgtatgcactaagccttttaaaccactaagtgtccctagtggacgagttaagtctcgtgaaggtttgcttagaacgtacctacaaagttctaggtcaaaatataagctcatattccatcaaatgtgacatgtgcaagtcagtttaagctcacagcaaaatggagatgtcaatctagctatcaaaggaacaatcctagcactgataacaaaaaaagacatgtgataagagtgtaaagtgtatctacacatgtgtaaagaaagatctgaagttatgactattaatcaccaagagatagtttctcaggctaagaaccaaggtcgaaatctagctagctgtccggactttacgagaattgtgaatgagttggaggtatttcacaattactcgcgttgtacatcaatggcatacacccttccttgcttattacaataaaacacaaaagatgactctttacatgactcttatttacattgactattctcttttatttttggaacaagagagaatggaattgataaatacttgatttttttttttttttttttgaataaggaaacacttttgatacatatacaaaaggaaacaaaagattacatgacactttgcaagaggtagccctttttgatgcacccagttaaattcgatggttgtctttcttaatgtaacctccaccttctatcccaaccaaccaaagaacaagctagtccagtttcgttcagtattctaaagtgattggcaatcgtaacttcctatcaaacaccttgaagatcgaggccatacatgtattggtagatcgtgcgcgtgcaaatttcttatcactatgtgaattgtgctagaatcagggtgcctaaatatctagactaagactcctaataaaaatacatatttgcacaagagtcaacatttcaaggtaaatgagctccattttttatgattttttcattttttaatttttttgaattttgagttttttaatttttttggaatttttcaattttttcaaaaagaagaaagagttcgttttcaattatagcatattatcgtggtatctactctatacccccaaacctaaactaaacattgtcctcaatgtttcaaaatatggaaagaattaaaatgcatcatatggaaagggacatgctgagtagagtaaaaggaaagaaaatacccgatttcggcgaaagcaatattagaactccgttattcaagggaaaaaaaaaaatccaacatatttcagccgagatcatattggattagcaaaatatatacaaaaggaacaaaagggtttttaaaattttatctactggattatatacaaaaaattcaccatacactaacaatctaaagagttgaggatcaacccaaaagaaaaagtgtagaaatttcaacagcttcacacaatcataacaggaaagaaacgcaagtgaaactgtgaaacaaaatgagctacccccaaacctggattttacagaagatataattttgaaaacaaaatcgcgcagttttgggggttcatcatgcaaaaggtctagctcgaaatgaactgtgctagggacgggcaaacatgctatttccaactgtggttcctcaaatgtattatatttggaagcaaaatagtccaagaggacttgggaagcacacagttccaaacctaggttgggcattctcagagaaattggttttataatattggtacaaaccaaatctaggttgggtggaaggccatcagattgtgacttaggtagaagaataggcatatcattatcaatcaaatcaaaatcttctaactcatctacacatgtcacatcatgctcacaatcatcaatcagtttagcaagttcacactcagaatcatcaacatcatcaacaaattctttctcatgcattggcaaatcaggagaaatatcacaatgtgacctaggtagagaatcagacacatcaaatatattttcatgcatattagtgtctacagaagattcaactattcctatgtcatgttcatcttcacagaataatcgtacgaatcccatgtcaatatcaaaatcatatgaattacaatgagtattagaaagaacaacattcatgaaggtcgagggcgagaagccatatgttattgaaccaacaggttccacaatattttcatgttcttctaacacatcatcataatcatcatcatggtagcatgcatattggtcctcattaaaagtggtggtgtcattagtcgattcatgttcctctaaattaggttcatattcaacattatttacatgaatggggctaaacacttcattagggacaacatacatttcctcatgaatttcctccttttgtaggtgaagcaaaatctgatctaaatatgcctgaattcgtgatgtagatctatcgaagttttgctcactaagtctgaaagcttctgtggtggagtctaaattcatgggagtacaaaattcttcatgttcaaattgtggtgattggtacatgtgtgcatggtcattagggtttataaaagattgatcgcaaccctcaaaggattgattatggtcccaatgactaccattctcacaatttatgggcatttcataccttggattttctctagattgcctaaaattatgcaaaatatgacaattctcaacagggtggtctaaactaccacatgcgggacatgcatagatttcaggttgcctaagaaaattagatgtgacagattcctcatgtgattgcatttctaaagctgtgattcgagcttctatttgatccataagtgatgattgtgtgagtgaggcactagcaaaatgttcattttcacgttgtggcgaatgatgcatgtatgagtagtcattagggttcatgtattgcggctcgggactttgaaaatgtccataataattcctatgactattgacatcatggtccgtggaaggttcataacgtggcagatgcccataagcaagttctctaagagttttatttccatccccaggagcagaccaatatccggacatgattggctcaaaagctaagtaactatgttacaaagctcagaatttggttttttaaagggtttggatttttgggaaaaatttggttttggtgggatatatttgaaaatttggtttaaaatgggagtaaaaataaaaatttggtttaagatgggagcaagtaaaatttggtttttgaatgggagaaaagttttggtttttgaaattaggagcaaatttttttttttttttttttttttttttttaaaagaaaataaaattaagaaaataaaatttggttttttgaatgggagcaagcccactgtgcaagcctctaatgaaatggaaggaaggctgcggcccacaatcggttatcagctcagctgggtttaaacccagagtccaaaatacaagtccaatggaaaaatttaaacaagcccacacaaaataaatacaagcccacaaattaaacaacaagcccacaaattaattattacaaacccaaaatagaaaaataaaaagcccaaaaaaattgggttaattattacaagcccacaattaaaaaatttggaagcccacaggttgggttctctcaattgaatgggtttaggcttacctttgtagcacagcccagctgctctgatattgttgcaaaaacccagttgggttttggttcttttccttagtggcgtcccagcagaggaaaaacaggttcagaatcagcaggtccaatagcaaatgaaatgaagcagatgcagatgcaaatgctatgaaatgcaaaatagctaagaaaaacacagataaaacacagcaccaatccccggcagcggcgccaaaaacttggcaggtccggaaagtgtataaaaatgatgcgatgaaaacgggcctacagtaataccgcaagtgcacggtcgtcggttgtagctcgtgcaagtacgggtcgatccacagagatcgggtgtgttttggagtgtttagctaattgggttcctagatttgctttgggcttaggagccctttggaagtgttgggcttaatgtactctTGGGTTTGAATActcttgaatgaattgggcttagtgggtttgttaaaaataaaatgaactgagcttgggctcagttatctctaaaatgcaaatgggctttggttttagaaactggtttgagctttgggctcaacagttcaactgttacttgggcttaacagttcactaggctttggccttacagtgaactgagtcttgtgctcagttgttcacttatgaattgggctgggccttaacaatgaatttgacttgggccttaatgaactgggctttggttttggtcttacagttgggctcaaattgtgctctgggcttttggaagtgagctttggagagcaaagcaatcagcagcaatgcaacagccacagaagtggattggcagcagcagctgcagagaggcaagtagcagtgcagcaggcaccagcagcagcaacctggtagagcagcaggcaccagcagcagcacaacagaagaagtggcagcagcaacagaagaagcacagcagtgcagtagcaacagagctgtagcagcagtgcagtaaatgcaaagcagaaatgcaacagagttgcaggtcaaacaagtagtaaagaaagtgcaaaacagaaatgcaagtagtaatgcagcagtgcaggtaaagcaaatgagaagtgaaagtaaaacaaatgaaagaaaacaagaaagcaaagttaaacagtagaagatggaattgtggatgagaatgaaggttgatggcaaactagggcattgattccacctcttaacctagactaagtcggatattccaattgcaaccaaattatcctcccaaggtactagctatctgattagagcataactagtctgaggtttggaccataatcaattaacatgggctgctgcactttcaatcacaggggtatcctaactacaatgtatgcctgacatacaatgtgagagcaaagtgatgagagtcagaattgtagtctcctacacagtggaactaaggtttcatcttcaccctagtggtgaattagaacatgctagcAGGACATGAAATCACACAGCAATTAAACATTAAACTACAGTGAATTTATCAAACTaagagcattaaactaacaaacatcaaacaattgcacactacaacatcatacacagcacAGTGAACAAGTAGAAAAAATATGCAgatgattaaaattgaaaatgaaattaaaatcaaacctaacccaattagggggaaacttggctagtccaagaacaagttttaacatctcatacacatccccttttatacccaaattagcaaattagggtttacacccattttcccccaaatcagaaaattagggcaattttaaattacataaaatttacctacaaactcccaaaatttgctcgacccatgcttcttgatgtccctctgatgctcttcctgctcctattgtcccctaatttctagctattttactcaccccaaaacctagggtttcagaggttgtgagatgaagaaaatagctaggctagggtgttgtcgggtgttggaga
Proteins encoded in this window:
- the LOC113326394 gene encoding uncharacterized protein LOC113326394, whose protein sequence is MDFCAKKLTDEEMIQKTLSTFPTSSMILANQYCLEVDNKRITTFSRLINLLQVVERHNGILVNNNSRAVGKKKVPEANHDKVNKGKVPKGKRARHSNSHPHDPYPRGDNTSRGRGRKRHNRGRGRNGHSNVWHREETSGHSGSDPNFYKTLTNPATKKASDVSAPCFKCGFTGHWYKNCKASANVAASYKKYQEDIEQEANYAEENTVTLDANLTISDFLGNEDFAQQWMFLTFPRPKHLVSCFKAY
- the LOC113326395 gene encoding uncharacterized protein LOC113326395, yielding MDPIRPEFELLDSAGLEYHRWVADVETTFVAKDFTSTIEPSADASPATEKNKVNAPMFLKRHIDPNLRWGYHHLKTPKDLWDALDSRFGNIHDSLIPQLNVLWNEIRFLDYVKVNDFQKEMLQI